The nucleotide window CGACTACCCAACGATTATTCAGCGCCGAGTACCGCGCCAACTCAAGCATTTTGCCTTTGCACCACAGGTAACGATCCACAACGACGCCCAGCGTCCGGTGACCGTGCTGGAACTCAGTGCGCCCGACCGTCCTGGCCTGCTGGCGCGAATCGGCACGATCTTCCTCGAGTTCGACCTGTCGTTGCAGAACGCCAAGATCGCCACCTTGGGTGAACGCGTGGAAGACGTGTTCTTCATCACCGACGCGAACAATCAGCCGCTGTCCGACCCGTTGCTGTGCAGCCGCTTGCAGGATGCAATCGTCGAACAGCTGAGCGTCAGCCAGGAACCCGATATCAAACTGTCGCGCATCAACATCTGAACCAACAATTTTCCCTGTGGGAGCGGGCTTGTGTGGCGAGGGAGCTTGCTCCCGCTGGGTCGCGAAGCGGCCCCAAAAGCTTTGCGACTGCTGCGCAGTCGAACGGGAGCAAGCTCCCTCACCACAAGCCCGCTCCCACATAAATAGAGGCCCCCATGAACAACGCTCTGAACCAGTTGCAGCCCTACCCGTTCGAAAAGCTCCGCGCCTTGCTCGGCAGCGTCACGCCAAATCCGGACAAACGCGCCATCGCGCTGTCCATTGGCGAACCGAAGCACCGCTCGCCAGGCTTTGTCGCCGAAGCCCTGGCAAGCAATCTGGATCAGATGGCCGTGTACCCGACCACCCTCGGCATCCCGGCCTTGCGCGAAGCTATCGCCGCCTGGTGCGAACGCCGTTTCAGCGTTCCTGCCGGCTGGCTCGACCCGGCGCGTAACGTGCTGCCGGTCAACGGCACCCGCGAAGCGCTGTTCGCCTTCACCCAGACCGTGGTCAACCGTGGGGACGATGCGCTGGTGGTCAGCCCGAACCCGTTCTATCAGATCTACGAAGGCGCGGCGTTCCTGGCCGGAGCCAAGCCACATTACCTGCCATGCCTGGACGAAAACGGCTTCAACCCGGATTTCGACGCCGTTTCGCCAGACATCTGGAAGCGCTGCCAGATCCTGTTCCTGTGCTCGCCGGGCAACCCGACCGGCGCGCTGATCCCGGTTGAAACCCTGAAAAAACTGATCGCCCTGGCCGACGAATACGACTTCGTGATCGCCGCCGACGAGTGCTACAGCGAACTGTACTTCGACGAACAGACCCCGCCGCCGGGCCTGCTCAGCGCCTGCGTGGAACTTGGCCGCAAGGATTTCAAACGCTGCGTGGTATTCCACAGCCTGTCCAAGCGCTCCAACCTGCCGGGCCTGCGCTCGGGGTTTGTCGCCGGTGATGCCGACATCCTCAAGGGTTTCCTGCTGTATCGCACTTACCACGGTTGCGCGATGCCAGTGCAGACGCAATTGGCCAGCGCTGCCGCGTGGAACGACGAAGTGCATGTGCGCGCCAACCGTGCGCTGTATCGCGAGAAATACGATGCGGTACTGGAAATCCTCAGCCCGGTAATGGATGTGCAGCGCCCGGATGGCGGTTTCTACCTGTGGCCGAACGTACAAGGCGACGACGCGACATTCTGCCGGGATCTGTTTGCCGAAGAGCATGTGACCGTGGTGCCGGGTTCCTACCTCTCCCGCGAAGTGGATGGTGTCAACCCGGGCGCCGGACGCGTGCGCATGGCGCTGGTCGCGCCGCTAGCGGAGTGCGTGGAAGCGGCTGAACGGATTCGCGCTTTCATTACTCGCCACAAGTAACCCGTGTATGCCCGTGCCAGGCAATCTGGCGCGGGCATTTTTCATATCAAGTTACAGTTCATATAACTTTATACCTCACCTGCCTGCTGACCGGACATTAGTCTTGTTGCAGCGCACCTTGCTGCGCCTGAATAACTCTTTACTCTGAACTTCACGGAAGAAGTCAACGATGAACGACCTTCAACACTGCAGGCTTATACAGTGGCCGGACGATCAAGCGGCTTATGACGCTGCCATTAACGAGAACCCTGCCAATGCCGGTTTCACCGGTACAACTCGCCGCAAACGCTCGGTGGTCAACTACTCGAAACTGTGGGCCAACGGTCGCACGTTGAAAATCGCCTTCATGGACAGTCCTGAGGCCGACCATAAGCAGAAGATCATCGGCGCAGCCAGCCAGTGGTTGCCGTATATCAACTTGAGCTTTGATTTTGTCGATGGCTTGCAAGGCGACATTCGGATCGCCACCAAGAACAACGACAACAGCTCAATGCTGGGCACCGATGCGCTATTGATTCACCCCGACTGGCCCACCATGAACCTGGGCGTCAAACCCGACCATGAAGACTTCGAGGTGATTGTGACTCACGAATTCGGCCATGCACTGGGGGCGATGCATGAACACCAGCATCCACAGGCAAACATCCCTTGGGACAAGCCGAAAGTGTATGAGTTTTACCAGAACCGCGAGATGAACCCACTCACTCGGGAAGAAGTGGACAGAAACCTGTTCGCGCCATTCAACACGGTGGATGCGATTTATACCTCCTACGACAGAAGATCCATCATGCACCACCCGGTGGCGAATACGTTGACGCTGGGCGACTGGGAAGTCTCGATCAACCGCAAGATCAGTAAAAAAGACAAGCGTTTGATGAAACTACTCTACCCAAAATAAACCAATCGACTCCCTCGCCCTTATCGAGCTTCATTAACAGTGTCCGCACGGCGCAATGCTCTGCGGGCAGCATTGAAGTGCCATATTAGCCCCTTAGACTGCTGGCTGACCGTCGCACCCATGTCGCACGGAACATCTGATGGCCAAGTCAAAAAGACAAACCCGACCACAGCCGACGCGAAACCGTCCGGTCATGGCATAATCCTTCACCTTTTATTTCCAGCACCTGCAAAGGGGGCAATTCCTTGACCGTTTCAAGCAAAACGTTGCACCTTTTCGGCATCAAAGCTTGCGACACCATGAAAAAGGCGCGCACCTGGCTTGATGAACACGCTGTCAGCTATGACTTCCATGATTACAAAGCAGTCGGAATCGACCGTGAACACCTGACTCAGTGGTGCGACGAGCACAGCTGGCAAGTGGTGTTGAACCGTGCAGGCACGACCTTTCGCAAGCTCGACGACGAACGCAAAGCCGATCTCGACCAGCCGAAAGCCATCGAACTGATGCTCGCACAACCTTCGATGATCAAGCGCCCGGTGCTTGATCTCGGTGACCGAACCCTGATTGGCTTCAAGCCAGATATCTACGCGGCAGCGCTCAAGTGAGGCCGCCCGTTCCATTTTGTTAGAGGTATCAACATGTCCACTACCCTGTTCAGCCTGGCCTTTGGTGTCGGCACTCAAAACCGTCAAGGCGCATGGCTGGAAGTGTTTTACGCGCAGCCACTGCTCAACCCGTCGGCCGAACTGGTCGCTGCCATTGCGCCGGTTCTGGGCTACACCGAAGGCAATCAGGCCATCGCGTTCAGCACCGCTCAGGCTTCGCAACTGGCTGAAGCCCTGAAAAGCGTCGACGCTGCACAAGCGGCACTGCTGACCCGTCTGGCCGAGAGCCACAAGCCGCTGGTCGCCACACTGCTGGCCGAAGACGCGCAACTGACCTCCACGCCTGAGGCTTACCTCAAGCTGCACTTGCTGTCCCATCGTCTGGTCAAGCCACATGGCTTGAACCTGGCCGGGATCTTCCCGTTGCTGCCGAACGTGGCCTGGACCAGCCAGGGCGCGATCGATCTGGCCGAACTGGCCGAACATCAACTGGAAGCCCGCCTGCGCGGCGAGTTGCTGGAAGTGTTCTCGGTGGACAAGTTCCCGAAAATGACCGACTACGTGGTTCCGGCCGGCGTGCGTATCGCTGACGCGGCCCGTATTCGTCTGGGGGCTTACGTGGGTGAAGGCACCACCGTGATGCACGAAGGTTTCGTCAACTTCAACGCCGGCACCGAAGGCCCGGGCATGATCGAAGGCCGTGTGTCGGCAGGCGTGTTCGTCGGCAAGGGCTCGGACCTGGGCGGCGGCTGCTCGACCATGGGCACCCTGTCGGGTGGCGGCAACATCGTGATCAAGGTCGGCGAAGGCTGCCTGATCGGCGCCAACGCCGGTATCGGCATCCCGTTGGGCGACCGCAACACCGTTGAGTCGGGCCTGTACGTGACGGCCGGCACCAAGGTTGCGCTGCTGGACGAGCACAACAAACTGGTCAAAGTGGTTAAAGCCCGTGAACTGGCCGGTCAGCCTGACCTGCTGTTCCGCCGCAATTCGGAGACCGGTGCCGTGGAGTGCAAAACCCACAAATCGGCCATCGAACTGAACGAAGCGCTGCACGCTCACAACTAAGCGTCGCATGATCACCTGTGGGAGCGGGCTTGCTCGCGAAGAGGCCCTTGAGGCCGCCAAAAGCTTCGCGGGCAAGCCCGGCTCCCACTGGGTTCGGCGTACCCCCACCAGGGCCCGATAGCATGATGATTCCCTCTCCCTGGCGCGCCGATTTTCCGGCCATCGCCGCATTGCAACGGCAAGACCAGACCTATCTGGACAACGCCGCCACCACGCAAAAACCTCAAGCCCTGCTGGATGCCCTGGCGCATTACTATGCCAACGGCGCGGCCAACGTGCATCGGGCGCAACACTTGCCCGGCGCCCATGCCACCCAGGCATTCGAGGACAGCCGCAGCAAAGTTGCTCAATGGCTCAATACCGGCGATTGCGGGCAGATTATCTTTACCCACGGCGCGACATCCGCGCTGAACCTCCTGGCCTATGGTCTGGAACACCTGTTCAATCCGGGCGATGAAATTGTCATCAGCGCGCTGGAGCATCACGCCAACCTGTTACCGTGGCAGCAACTGGCCCACCGTCGCGACTTGAAATTGGTGATTCTGCCGCTGAATGTCGACGGTTTGATTGACCTTGATGCCGCCGCGCAGTTGATCGGTCCGCGAACCCGTTTGCTGGCGGTCAGTCAGCTGTCCAACGTGCTTGGCGCCTGGCAACCGTTGCCCGCGCTGCTGGCGCTGGCCAAAGCGCACAACGCGCTGACCGTGGTCGACGGCGCTCAAGGCGTGGTCCATGGTCGGCACGACGTGCAGGCGCTGGGTTGTGACTTCTATGTATTTTCCAGCCACAAGCTCTACGGGCCCGATGGCCTGGGCGTGCTGTTCGGGCGCAACGAAGCGCTGCGGCAACTGCGCCCCTGGCAGTTCGGCGGCGAAATGGTGCTGGATGCCAACTACCACGACGCACGCTTTCGTCCAGCGCCGCTGGGGTTCGAGGCCGGTACGCCGCCGATCGCCAGTGTGATCGGTCTGGGCGCGACCCTGGACTACCTCGCAGGGCTGGATCAGGACGCCGTGTCCGCCCACGAAGCGGCGCTGCATGACTATTTGCTCAAAGGCCTTGAAGCGCGCAACGGCATTCGCCTGCTGGGCAAACCGCAACTGGCGCTGGCCTGTTTTGTCGTCGAAGGTGTGCATAACGCTGATCTGGCGCATTTGCTGACCGAACAGGGAATCGCCGTGCGCGCCGGTCATCATTGCGCCATGCCGTTGCTTAAAAGCTTTGAACTGGCCGGAGCGATTCGGGTGTCGCTGGCGTTGTACAACGACTCCGAAGACCTGGAGCGCTTCTTTGAAGCACTGGATCAGGCGCTGGAGTTGTTGCGATGACCTTGCCCGCCGATGCCGTCACGGCGCTGGACACATTTCAGAAGGCTGCGAGCTGGGAACAGCGGGCTCGGTTGCTGATGCAATGGGGCGAGCGTCTGCCTGCGTTGAGCGATGTGGATAAAGTCGAGGCCAACCGGGTGCATGGCTGTGAAAGCCAGGTGTGGCTGGTCGGTGCGTTGCAGGATGGGCATTGGCAATTCAGCGCCAGCAGCGATGCGCGCTTGATTCGCGGGTTGGTGGCGTTGTTGCTGGCGCGGGTTAACGGGTTGTCAGCGGTTGAGTTGCAGCAGGTGGATTTGCCGGAGTGGTTCAATCAGCTTGGACTGAGCCGGCAGCTTTCCCCGTCGCGCAGTAATGGCCTCAATGCCGTGCTCCAACGGATGCGGAGCCTGAGCGACATGTAGGAGCTGCCGAAGGCTGCGATCTTTTGATCTTTGGCGTCAGTGTTCACGCTAAAAAATCAAAAGATCGCAGCCTTCGGCAGCTTCTACGCGGGTTTATGCTTCAGCTTGGGTTTTAACCCGATCCGCCGGCCGTCGAACGCCTGCCACAATCTTATCCACAGCCTTGGTCGCCGCGACCATGCCGAACGTCGCCGTCACCATCATCACCGCGCCAAAGCCCCCGGCGCAGTCGAGCTTCACGCCATCACCGATAAAGCTCTTCTGCAGGCAAATGCTGCCATCGGGTTTCGGGTAGCGCAGTTGCTCGGTGGAAAACACACACGGCACACTGTAGTGACGGGTCACGGTACGGGAGAAGCCGTAGTCGCGGCGCAGCGTGGAACGCACTTTCGACGCCAGCGGGTCGTTGAACGTACGGTTCAGATCACAGACCTGAATCAGCGTCGGATCAATCTGCCCGCCCGCGCCGCCAGTGGTGATGATCTGGATCTTGCGCCGCTTGCACCAGGCGATCAGCGCCGCCTTGGCGTTGACGCTGTCAATGCAGTCGATCACGCAATCGATGTTCGGTGTGATGTACTCGGCCATGGTTTCGCGAGTGACGAAGTCCGCCACCGCGTGCACCGTGCAGTCCGGGTTGATCCCACGCAGGCGCTCAGCCATCACCTCGACCTTGGGTTTGCCGACGGTGCTGTCCAGCGCATGCAGCTGGCGATTGGCGTTGCTGACGCAGACGTCGTCCAGGTCGAACAGCGAAATCTCGCCCACACCACACCGGGCAACGGCTTCCGCCGCCCAGGAACCGACGCCACCGACGCCAACGATCGCCACATGGGCTGCGCGCAAGCGCTCCAGGCCGTCGATGCCATACAAACGGGCGATGCCAGCAAACCGCGGATCTTCTGTACTCATGACCATTACCCCAAAAACCGGCGCGCATTATAGGGCTGTCGGCGGCCAAGAGCACCTTTGGGCTGTGGACGGCAGTCTTGACGGCTTCAATTGACTACAAATTTATTGGAATTGAGCTACAGCGTCCCGGTCGAAGAACTTAAGTCGACCTGGATTGCCCAATGTCGGGCGTTTCCCTGTTCGCTGTACGGTCAGAGAACCTCCAGTGTAGGATGCGCGCCCCTGCCACCTGGCAGCCGGCCGCCAACCGTTCCTTCGTTCCACAGCCTTTGGAACCCGAAAAAGCTATGTCATCGCGTAAATTTGGACTCAACCTGGTCGTGGTGCTCGCCATCGCTGCCTTGTTTACCGGCTTCTGGGCGCTGGTCAATCGCCCGGTCACCGCCCCCAACTGGCCTGAACAGATCTCCGGCTTTTCGTACTCGCCGTTCCAGCAAGGCCAGTACCCACAGAAAGAGCAGTATCCGACCGACGATGAAATGCGTCGTGACCTGGAGATCATGAGCAAGCTGACGGACAACATCCGTACCTACTCAGTCGACGGCACGTTGCAAGACATCCCGAAACTGGCCGAAGAGTTCGGCCTGCGGGTCACCCTGGGGATCTGGATCAGCCCGGACCAGGAACGCAATGAGCGCGAGATTCTGCGCGCCATCGAACTGGCCAACACTTCCCGCAGCGTGGTTCGCGTGGTTGTAGGTAACGAGGCGATCTTCCGTAAGGAAATCACCGCCAAGGACCTGAGCGTGATCCTTGATCGTGTCCGTGCCGCCGTTAAAGTGCCGGTGACCACGTCCGAGCAGTGGCACGTCTGGGAAGAGCACCCTGAACTGGCCAAGCACGTCGACCTGATCGCTGCTCACGTTCTGCCCTACTGGGAGTTCATTCCGGTGGACAAGGCTGGTCAGTTCGTTCTCGACCGCGCCCGCGACCTGAAAAAAATGTTCCCGAAAAAGCCGCTGCTGCTCTCCGAGGTCGGCTGGCCGAGCAACGGCCGTATGCGCGGTGGCGCCGACGCGTCGCCGGCGGACCAGGCGATTTATCTGCGGACCTTGGTCAACAAGCTCAATCGCCAGGGCTTCAACTACTTCGTGATCGAAGCCTTTGACCAACCGTGGAAGGCCAGTGACGAAGGTTCGGTGGGCGCTTACTGGGGCGTTTTCAACGCCGCGCGCCAGCAGAAATTCAACTTTGAAGGCCCGGTCGTCGCGATCCCGCAATGGCGGGTGTTGGCTATCGGTTCGGTGGTGTTGGCTCTGCTGTCCCTGACCCTGCTGATGATCGACGGCTCGGCCTTGCGTCAACGTGGCCGCACCTTCCTGACCTTTATCGCGTTCCTGTGCGGTTCGGTGTTGGTATGGATCGGTTATGACTACAGCCAGCAATACAGCACCTGGTTCAGCCTGACGGTGGGTTTCTTGCTCGCCCTCGGTGCACTCGGGGTGTTTATCGTGCTGTTGACCGAGGCCCATGAATTGGCCGAAGCGGTCTGGACTCACAAGCGTCGACGTGAATTTCTGCCGGTGGTCGGCGATTCGGACTACCGACCGAAAGTGTCGATTCACGTACCTTGCTACAACGAGCCGCCGGAGATGGTCAAACAGACCCTCAACGCCCTGGCCAACCTCGACTATCCGGACTTCGAAGTCCTGATCATCGACAACAACA belongs to Pseudomonas sp. B21-015 and includes:
- the dapC gene encoding succinyldiaminopimelate transaminase — its product is MNNALNQLQPYPFEKLRALLGSVTPNPDKRAIALSIGEPKHRSPGFVAEALASNLDQMAVYPTTLGIPALREAIAAWCERRFSVPAGWLDPARNVLPVNGTREALFAFTQTVVNRGDDALVVSPNPFYQIYEGAAFLAGAKPHYLPCLDENGFNPDFDAVSPDIWKRCQILFLCSPGNPTGALIPVETLKKLIALADEYDFVIAADECYSELYFDEQTPPPGLLSACVELGRKDFKRCVVFHSLSKRSNLPGLRSGFVAGDADILKGFLLYRTYHGCAMPVQTQLASAAAWNDEVHVRANRALYREKYDAVLEILSPVMDVQRPDGGFYLWPNVQGDDATFCRDLFAEEHVTVVPGSYLSREVDGVNPGAGRVRMALVAPLAECVEAAERIRAFITRHK
- a CDS encoding aminotransferase class V-fold PLP-dependent enzyme yields the protein MMIPSPWRADFPAIAALQRQDQTYLDNAATTQKPQALLDALAHYYANGAANVHRAQHLPGAHATQAFEDSRSKVAQWLNTGDCGQIIFTHGATSALNLLAYGLEHLFNPGDEIVISALEHHANLLPWQQLAHRRDLKLVILPLNVDGLIDLDAAAQLIGPRTRLLAVSQLSNVLGAWQPLPALLALAKAHNALTVVDGAQGVVHGRHDVQALGCDFYVFSSHKLYGPDGLGVLFGRNEALRQLRPWQFGGEMVLDANYHDARFRPAPLGFEAGTPPIASVIGLGATLDYLAGLDQDAVSAHEAALHDYLLKGLEARNGIRLLGKPQLALACFVVEGVHNADLAHLLTEQGIAVRAGHHCAMPLLKSFELAGAIRVSLALYNDSEDLERFFEALDQALELLR
- a CDS encoding SufE family protein, yielding MTLPADAVTALDTFQKAASWEQRARLLMQWGERLPALSDVDKVEANRVHGCESQVWLVGALQDGHWQFSASSDARLIRGLVALLLARVNGLSAVELQQVDLPEWFNQLGLSRQLSPSRSNGLNAVLQRMRSLSDM
- the tcdA gene encoding tRNA cyclic N6-threonylcarbamoyladenosine(37) synthase TcdA, whose amino-acid sequence is MVMSTEDPRFAGIARLYGIDGLERLRAAHVAIVGVGGVGSWAAEAVARCGVGEISLFDLDDVCVSNANRQLHALDSTVGKPKVEVMAERLRGINPDCTVHAVADFVTRETMAEYITPNIDCVIDCIDSVNAKAALIAWCKRRKIQIITTGGAGGQIDPTLIQVCDLNRTFNDPLASKVRSTLRRDYGFSRTVTRHYSVPCVFSTEQLRYPKPDGSICLQKSFIGDGVKLDCAGGFGAVMMVTATFGMVAATKAVDKIVAGVRRPADRVKTQAEA
- a CDS encoding ArsC family reductase; this encodes MTVSSKTLHLFGIKACDTMKKARTWLDEHAVSYDFHDYKAVGIDREHLTQWCDEHSWQVVLNRAGTTFRKLDDERKADLDQPKAIELMLAQPSMIKRPVLDLGDRTLIGFKPDIYAAALK
- a CDS encoding glycosyltransferase; translation: MSSRKFGLNLVVVLAIAALFTGFWALVNRPVTAPNWPEQISGFSYSPFQQGQYPQKEQYPTDDEMRRDLEIMSKLTDNIRTYSVDGTLQDIPKLAEEFGLRVTLGIWISPDQERNEREILRAIELANTSRSVVRVVVGNEAIFRKEITAKDLSVILDRVRAAVKVPVTTSEQWHVWEEHPELAKHVDLIAAHVLPYWEFIPVDKAGQFVLDRARDLKKMFPKKPLLLSEVGWPSNGRMRGGADASPADQAIYLRTLVNKLNRQGFNYFVIEAFDQPWKASDEGSVGAYWGVFNAARQQKFNFEGPVVAIPQWRVLAIGSVVLALLSLTLLMIDGSALRQRGRTFLTFIAFLCGSVLVWIGYDYSQQYSTWFSLTVGFLLALGALGVFIVLLTEAHELAEAVWTHKRRREFLPVVGDSDYRPKVSIHVPCYNEPPEMVKQTLNALANLDYPDFEVLIIDNNTKDPAVWEPVRDYCETLGPRFKFFHVAPLAGFKGGALNYLIPHTAKDAEVIAVIDSDYCVHPNWLKHMVPHFADPKIAVVQSPQDYRDQNESTFKKLCYAEYKGFFHIGMVTRNDRDAIIQHGTMTMTRRSVLEELGWADWCICEDAELGLRVFEKGLSAAYYHDSYGKGLMPDTFIDFKKQRFRWAYGAIQIIKRHTASLLRGKDTELTRGQRYHFLAGWLPWVADGMNIFFTVGALLWSAAMIIVPQRVDPPLLIFAIPPLALFVFKVGKIIFLYRRAVGVNLKDAFCAALAGLALSHTIAKAVLYGFFTSSIPFFRTPKNADNHGFWVAISEAREEVFIMLLLWGAALGIFLVQGLPSNDMRFWVTMLLVQSLPYLAALIMAFLSSLPKPSTEAAPLPAV
- a CDS encoding peptidase M12; this encodes MNDLQHCRLIQWPDDQAAYDAAINENPANAGFTGTTRRKRSVVNYSKLWANGRTLKIAFMDSPEADHKQKIIGAASQWLPYINLSFDFVDGLQGDIRIATKNNDNSSMLGTDALLIHPDWPTMNLGVKPDHEDFEVIVTHEFGHALGAMHEHQHPQANIPWDKPKVYEFYQNREMNPLTREEVDRNLFAPFNTVDAIYTSYDRRSIMHHPVANTLTLGDWEVSINRKISKKDKRLMKLLYPK
- the dapD gene encoding 2,3,4,5-tetrahydropyridine-2,6-dicarboxylate N-succinyltransferase, with protein sequence MSTTLFSLAFGVGTQNRQGAWLEVFYAQPLLNPSAELVAAIAPVLGYTEGNQAIAFSTAQASQLAEALKSVDAAQAALLTRLAESHKPLVATLLAEDAQLTSTPEAYLKLHLLSHRLVKPHGLNLAGIFPLLPNVAWTSQGAIDLAELAEHQLEARLRGELLEVFSVDKFPKMTDYVVPAGVRIADAARIRLGAYVGEGTTVMHEGFVNFNAGTEGPGMIEGRVSAGVFVGKGSDLGGGCSTMGTLSGGGNIVIKVGEGCLIGANAGIGIPLGDRNTVESGLYVTAGTKVALLDEHNKLVKVVKARELAGQPDLLFRRNSETGAVECKTHKSAIELNEALHAHN